One Panicum virgatum strain AP13 chromosome 9K, P.virgatum_v5, whole genome shotgun sequence genomic region harbors:
- the LOC120650764 gene encoding uncharacterized protein LOC120650764 translates to MGNSPSRGRSKPEQGHGSKVAPSSPAGMQSQQMAFKWSIDGFYSLLDKGEGWTYSRVFEIMGLNWYLKLNPRDKRSGDDEEHVSLQLELARSSVKLDTIVATSFKLLIYDQSYGKHSEHQVSHSFQTASTSAGASCMIPLETLKKQSSGFLVNNSCVFGVEFIKVATSQAIVTLETLFVQKTSIFNESKVYTWNIEDFFSLKNPGDSPEFEVGGYKWYISMYPSRDGNHLSLYLNMKNDLSKDTSTLVQLTLSIKDQETGNHLLEGTGRCQFSDNAPGWGWSKFISLEDFKNSANGYLVKTKCCIEAEVEIIGSSRVEHGPNRSGAKRVRCV, encoded by the exons ATGGGTAACTCTCCGTCTCGCG GACGATCCAAGCCGGAGCAGGGCCATGGGTCCAAGGTAGCACCTTCTTCTCCAGCTGGAATGCAGAGCCAGCAGATGGCCTTCAAGTGGAGCATCGATGGATTCTACTCGCTCCTCGACAAGGGTGAAGGATGGACCTACTCCAGAGTGTTTGAGATCATGGGCCTCAACTG GTACCTGAAACTGAATCCAAGGGACAAGAGGAGCGGTGACGACGAGGAGCACGTCTCTCTTCAGCTTGAGCTGGCTAGAAGCTCTGTCAAGCTTGATACTATCGTAGCGACCTCTTTCAAGTTGCTGATATATGATCAGTCCTATGGAAAGCACAGCGAGCATCAAG TAAGCCACAGTTTTCAGACAGCAAGCACAAGCGCTGGGGCCTCATGCATGATCCCCCTGGAAACGCTGAAAAAGCAGTCCTCTGGATTCCTCGTCAACAACAGCTGCGTCTTTGGTGTCGAGTTCATCAAGGTTGCCACTTCTCAAGCCATCGTCACATTAGAAACGCTGTTTGTTCAGAAGACGAGCATCTTCAATGAGTCCAAAGTTTACACTTGGAACATTGAGGACTTCTTTTCCCTGAAGAACCCGGGTGACTCTCCGGAGTTTGAAGTCGGTGGATACAAATG GTATATCAGTATGTATCCATCTCGCGATGGGAACCACCTCTCCTTGTACCTGAATATGAAGAATGATCTCTCCAAAGACACCTCGACCCTTGTACAACTTACCTTATCCATCAAAGACCAGGAAACTGGCAATCACCTGCTGGAAGGAACAG GACGTTGTCAGTTTTCAGACAATGCTCCTGGCTGGGGTTGGAGTAAGTTCATTTCTCTAGAAGATTTCAAGAACTCGGCGAATGGCTATCTCGTGAAGACCAAGTGCTGCATTGAAGCTGAGGTTGAAATCATTGGTTCCTCCAGGGTGGAACATGGTCCGAATCGCAGTGGTGCGAAGAGAGTTAGGTGTGTGTGA
- the LOC120650765 gene encoding uncharacterized protein LOC120650765 produces the protein MGSGDPAADPLLRHHPGALSLSFSRRVAMARDATAAAVPALRSAWLLDLLPLLVVLLIAAHVLALGYWIYRLATDGSRQPARSKKH, from the exons ATGGGCTCGGGCGACCCGGCGGCCGaccccctcctccgccaccaccccggcgcgctctccctctccttctcccgCCGCGTCGCCATGGCGCGCGacgccaccgcggccgccgtgCCCGCGCTCCGCTCCGCCTGGCTCCTCGACCTCCTGccgctcctcgtcgtcctcctcatCGCCGCCCACGTCCTCGCCCTC GGGTACTGGATCTACAGGCTCGCCACGGACGGGTCCAGGCAGCCCGCGCGGAGCAAGAAGCACTGA